The following are from one region of the Synechococcus sp. CBW1108 genome:
- a CDS encoding choice-of-anchor L domain-containing protein, which translates to MPISLGSIGYAPDPSTILVGIHGDVDPVAFQGINADALFAINLISGQGATTTQGSIESIELIPVTSIYSDLKINLSAPLPAGTELIQVAYADPEGDQETGILQDLSGLDLGTQALINILFDVDSPTPLGAKLRQDGTTIRIFFNDPSGLDAAAQPAVDQFTIDSLQDAYDSFAPDTILAIGDGYGSNYVDLGITNPQKIAILSQSLLAEGNTFAVTYSDVSQDNDSSSVIQDKFGNDASNFVVFLQPIGPQLINASLSSDGSTIRLVYDEPISPGFISSELFTLNNLDLEGNNIPVLSVQTHGGGVNYIDLVFDEIYTSFLQDPTEPLYLSYLDPRPFENDINVAEGVNGTDSESFGYFPVQKYISSSLGPIAQNAYFSPQLNQTAVEILFYTPLNIPLSNVYTGYSNFTLNVSSASGISSYTPISHVVLGSNKLILNFAPDLIIPEGASSVISYTDPNPNLDDINGAALENANGNDSTSFNLAVIADQFGVDNGLINYKKISLGSDSNSDTLHNIGAIADFQDYFQKAVTNSSINGGNLIAEGLVIDLSSVKFQGYVGSELDKVSLQGFNNLALSSEINLPSGGLFLTTGGGSFPAYNSVSNYGSYRGQLGNPILDEFVLQSYPYAGLTYDASVLSFDFTPDQDIESILVDVVFASDEYPEYADTSFVDIAAVWFGDQATLINYAYFDGDINKPLSIISNSISDSRFVSNFPSSLPFEFDGITKTLTLAIPLVGLTPNEDGSININIGIADSGDYIFDSSIWISNLRASKYDLKGTLLKQSVGAGETYIAPENVAVYATVGDESTSTGSNDADILYSQRIMMQR; encoded by the coding sequence ATGCCAATTTCTCTTGGTAGTATTGGCTACGCTCCTGATCCGAGCACAATCCTTGTAGGCATCCACGGAGACGTCGATCCAGTTGCATTTCAAGGGATAAATGCCGACGCTCTATTCGCGATTAACCTCATTTCGGGCCAAGGGGCCACTACCACGCAAGGATCAATAGAATCAATAGAGCTAATTCCGGTCACCAGTATATATTCAGATTTAAAGATAAACCTCAGCGCGCCGCTCCCTGCGGGAACCGAGTTAATTCAAGTTGCATATGCCGACCCCGAAGGAGATCAAGAAACAGGAATACTTCAAGATTTATCAGGCTTAGATCTTGGCACTCAAGCGTTAATTAATATACTGTTTGATGTTGATTCGCCAACTCCTCTTGGCGCTAAACTTCGCCAAGATGGAACGACTATTCGAATCTTTTTTAATGATCCTTCAGGGCTGGATGCTGCAGCACAGCCAGCTGTAGATCAATTCACAATCGATTCCCTTCAAGACGCCTATGATTCATTCGCTCCTGATACTATTTTAGCTATTGGAGACGGCTATGGCAGCAATTATGTAGACCTTGGAATTACCAATCCCCAAAAAATAGCAATTTTATCACAATCTCTTCTAGCAGAAGGGAATACTTTTGCGGTCACTTATAGCGATGTATCACAAGACAACGACAGCTCATCGGTTATTCAAGATAAATTTGGGAATGATGCTAGTAATTTTGTTGTATTTCTACAACCAATCGGGCCTCAATTAATTAACGCCTCACTAAGCTCGGATGGCTCGACCATCCGCTTGGTTTACGATGAGCCAATTTCGCCTGGCTTTATTAGCTCAGAATTGTTCACGCTCAATAACTTAGATTTAGAAGGAAATAATATCCCCGTCCTATCTGTACAAACCCATGGGGGAGGTGTCAACTATATTGATCTTGTATTTGACGAAATATATACTTCATTCCTTCAAGATCCAACTGAACCACTTTATCTAAGCTATTTAGATCCCAGACCTTTTGAAAATGATATCAATGTAGCGGAAGGTGTAAATGGGACTGATTCCGAAAGCTTTGGGTATTTCCCTGTACAAAAATACATTTCATCTTCACTTGGGCCGATCGCTCAAAATGCTTATTTTTCTCCCCAACTAAATCAAACCGCAGTAGAAATTCTCTTTTATACTCCGCTCAATATCCCTCTGTCGAATGTCTATACAGGCTACAGCAATTTTACGCTTAATGTTTCATCCGCATCTGGGATTTCCTCCTACACCCCAATCAGCCATGTAGTATTGGGCAGTAACAAGCTTATCTTAAATTTTGCACCTGATTTAATTATTCCCGAGGGGGCTTCTTCCGTAATAAGCTATACCGATCCGAACCCAAATTTAGATGATATTAATGGTGCTGCACTCGAAAATGCTAATGGAAATGATTCCACTAGTTTTAATCTGGCGGTAATTGCTGATCAATTTGGAGTAGACAATGGCTTAATTAATTACAAGAAAATCTCGCTTGGATCGGATTCTAATTCAGACACTTTACATAACATAGGGGCTATTGCTGATTTTCAAGACTATTTTCAAAAAGCCGTAACTAATTCCAGTATTAATGGAGGTAACCTCATAGCGGAAGGCCTTGTAATTGACTTGTCGTCAGTTAAGTTCCAAGGCTACGTCGGCAGCGAGCTTGATAAAGTCTCCTTGCAAGGATTTAATAATTTAGCCTTATCATCCGAGATAAATCTTCCCAGCGGTGGTTTGTTCTTGACAACTGGTGGAGGTAGCTTCCCTGCTTATAATTCTGTATCAAATTATGGAAGCTACCGAGGCCAACTCGGAAATCCAATATTAGATGAATTTGTTTTGCAATCATATCCTTATGCAGGCTTAACATATGATGCAAGTGTTTTGAGCTTTGATTTCACCCCCGACCAAGATATTGAATCAATACTAGTTGATGTTGTCTTTGCCTCTGATGAATATCCCGAATATGCAGATACATCATTTGTTGATATTGCTGCGGTTTGGTTCGGCGATCAAGCAACTCTAATCAATTACGCTTACTTTGATGGAGATATTAATAAGCCGCTCAGCATTATTAGTAATTCAATATCGGATTCACGCTTTGTTAGTAACTTCCCTTCATCGCTTCCTTTTGAATTTGATGGAATCACCAAGACTCTGACACTAGCCATCCCCCTAGTAGGCTTAACGCCAAATGAAGATGGGTCCATAAATATCAATATCGGCATCGCCGACTCTGGCGATTACATTTTTGACAGCTCCATTTGGATCAGCAATCTTAGAGCTAGCAAGTATGATTTAAAGGGCACGCTACTGAAGCAAAGCGTTGGCGCCGGCGAAACTTACATTGCTCCTGAAAACGTAGCAGTCTATGCCACCGTCGGCGACGAATCAACTTCCACTGGCAGTAATGACGCCGATATTTTGTACTCCCAGAGGATAATGATGCAAAGGTGA
- a CDS encoding calcium-binding protein: MTFVGDPVKFDGDTFENVNNNTELKFYGVYYPNDFKYELGSAIVTLNTLNGPVTFTLEGDYFDITKFDVQANNGVTTLVYTGPLVPGGGIGGGGGTGGGSGVDSSTPISSNPATTAPVIPPDSPLGKPDAIFVGDNGNNVFVGGDGNELILGGGGNDYLSGRKGIDDLRGNAGADTLIGGEGNDYLRGGKDNDQLFGGKDDDRLFGDLGDDIIDGWLGDDTINGNAGNDQLIGGLGADRFVASKGKDTVLDFSLVEGDTVLILPGQSFELLQVGIDLVIRREQGDLTLLGVDLTAFQAANAIIQI; the protein is encoded by the coding sequence GTGACATTTGTAGGCGACCCAGTCAAATTTGACGGAGATACATTCGAAAATGTCAATAATAATACCGAACTCAAATTCTATGGTGTGTACTATCCCAATGATTTTAAATATGAACTGGGATCAGCAATTGTAACTCTAAACACTCTCAATGGTCCAGTCACTTTCACGCTTGAAGGGGATTATTTTGACATCACAAAATTCGACGTTCAGGCTAATAACGGTGTAACAACCCTTGTGTACACTGGCCCTCTTGTTCCCGGAGGTGGTATCGGAGGCGGAGGTGGCACTGGTGGTGGCAGTGGTGTTGATTCTTCAACGCCCATCTCAAGCAACCCCGCCACTACCGCACCTGTCATTCCCCCGGATTCCCCGTTGGGCAAACCCGACGCAATCTTCGTTGGCGACAATGGCAACAACGTCTTTGTTGGAGGCGATGGCAACGAACTCATCCTCGGCGGAGGCGGCAACGACTACCTCAGCGGCCGCAAGGGCATTGACGACCTCAGAGGAAACGCTGGCGCCGACACCCTGATCGGCGGCGAAGGTAATGATTATCTGCGCGGCGGTAAAGACAACGATCAGCTATTTGGGGGCAAAGATGACGATCGCCTGTTCGGTGATTTGGGCGACGACATCATCGATGGCTGGCTCGGCGATGACACAATCAATGGCAATGCCGGCAATGATCAACTCATTGGGGGTCTTGGTGCGGATCGCTTTGTCGCCTCCAAAGGCAAGGACACCGTGCTCGACTTTTCACTGGTTGAAGGCGACACCGTGTTGATCCTGCCTGGCCAGTCGTTTGAGTTGCTGCAGGTGGGTATCGATCTGGTGATTCGGCGTGAGCAAGGTGACCTTACCTTGCTAGGCGTTGATCTGACCGCCTTCCAAGCGGCCAATGCGATCATTCAGATCTGA
- a CDS encoding glycosyltransferase produces MPCHPPLILVVGMHRSGTSLLGSLLQALGVELPGQLIAADQHNPEGYFEWQELVELQERLLIDLDRWWPSANGCLSLPQGWLQHPATRSVRGQLVDLLQPQLPRRNTPWAIKDPRTSRLLPLWLDVAAELGIPLRLLLAVRDPAEVVRSLIRRDGPITGMDLGRAQQLWWRHNLEPLKEAAAADLPWAVIDFGLWFSQPEAQLERLLAALPELRPSAEQRRCALALIRPEHRRSLAAAEPLVLHRQVCRLHRLLLTPGQRRWPAAEPPRALAAAAAAPPPPEQLATNPTTWPAWLEHWRYHPAPRYPGAAALSPESLISLCGMPHTSWQTHLWIQQLPIPQLGDCKLLDQTGNSHGLQLAAGTLGAQAGGLERFAINLELPPPERAEHWLNHLRSQQVVWDPDPARVCLLRALGLRAYWLDPKAAPNGWLDLGPKAVEAWGACLGLPQPSPCRCLCLGPGGAEWEHSLGAWEAQAGRAVFHYLPQLPLHGNETMDNARLLAAWLLSAASAAESVVALGDPCFALDAALTALLGGALRQFQQPFTPAELLAELQGCPVASASNPPSPDVDCLLNVEGAGPPHAAVVISLFNYANKIEQALESVAAQTLNDLELVVVDDASSDASAQVAQAWLESHAERFSQIKLLKHRANGGLAAARNTAFLHCVSEWAFVLDADNLLFPDAVSACLAQAQLAGPGAAVVHPLIEVIGDGRHGHDGRSLIGRLSWQRSAFLHGNVIDAMALVRRSAWQAVGGYTHIEGGWEDFDFWCKLIEADFYGVLCPRVLARYHTHSNSMTATSTARNWRPLSRCLQQRHPWLELPYAR; encoded by the coding sequence ATGCCATGCCACCCCCCCCTGATCCTGGTGGTGGGCATGCACCGCAGCGGCACCTCCCTGCTGGGTTCGCTGTTGCAGGCCCTGGGAGTGGAGTTGCCCGGGCAACTGATCGCCGCCGATCAGCACAACCCCGAGGGCTATTTCGAGTGGCAGGAGCTGGTGGAGCTGCAGGAGCGGCTGCTGATTGATCTGGATCGCTGGTGGCCTTCCGCCAATGGCTGCCTGTCGCTGCCCCAGGGCTGGCTGCAGCATCCCGCCACCCGCTCCGTGCGAGGGCAACTCGTGGATCTGCTGCAACCACAGCTGCCCCGCCGCAACACTCCCTGGGCGATTAAAGACCCCCGCACCAGCCGCCTGCTGCCCCTCTGGCTGGATGTGGCCGCCGAGCTGGGGATTCCCCTGCGCCTGCTGCTGGCGGTGCGCGATCCAGCCGAGGTGGTTCGGTCCCTGATTCGACGCGATGGGCCCATCACCGGCATGGATCTGGGCCGTGCCCAACAGCTCTGGTGGCGCCACAACCTCGAGCCCCTTAAGGAGGCAGCTGCGGCGGATCTGCCCTGGGCAGTGATCGATTTCGGCCTCTGGTTCAGCCAGCCCGAAGCCCAGCTCGAGCGGCTGCTGGCGGCGCTGCCTGAGCTGCGCCCCAGCGCTGAGCAACGCCGGTGCGCCCTTGCCCTGATTCGCCCGGAGCACCGCCGCTCCCTGGCGGCTGCCGAGCCCCTGGTGCTCCATCGCCAGGTTTGCCGTTTGCACCGGCTGCTGCTCACGCCCGGCCAGCGCCGCTGGCCCGCCGCCGAGCCCCCCCGCGCCCTGGCCGCTGCCGCAGCGGCGCCGCCCCCGCCGGAGCAGCTCGCCACCAACCCCACCACCTGGCCAGCCTGGCTGGAGCACTGGCGCTACCATCCGGCGCCGCGTTATCCCGGCGCGGCCGCCCTGTCGCCCGAGTCCCTGATCAGCCTCTGCGGGATGCCGCACACCAGCTGGCAGACCCATCTCTGGATCCAGCAGCTGCCGATTCCCCAGCTGGGGGATTGCAAGCTGCTCGATCAGACCGGCAATTCCCACGGCCTCCAGCTGGCGGCCGGCACATTGGGGGCCCAGGCCGGAGGGTTGGAGCGGTTTGCCATCAACCTCGAACTACCGCCTCCCGAGCGAGCCGAGCACTGGCTCAACCACTTGCGCAGCCAGCAGGTGGTGTGGGATCCGGATCCCGCCCGGGTGTGCCTGTTGCGGGCCCTGGGTTTGCGCGCCTACTGGCTAGATCCCAAGGCAGCTCCCAACGGCTGGCTCGATCTGGGCCCCAAGGCCGTTGAGGCATGGGGGGCTTGTTTGGGGTTGCCCCAGCCCTCCCCTTGCCGTTGCCTATGCCTGGGCCCTGGAGGCGCTGAGTGGGAGCATTCCCTCGGCGCTTGGGAAGCTCAAGCGGGTCGTGCAGTTTTTCACTACCTCCCCCAATTGCCACTCCACGGCAATGAAACAATGGACAACGCTCGTCTATTGGCTGCCTGGCTGCTTTCGGCTGCATCAGCAGCCGAAAGTGTTGTGGCCCTGGGTGATCCCTGCTTTGCCCTCGACGCAGCCTTGACGGCCCTTCTGGGTGGCGCACTGCGCCAGTTTCAGCAACCATTCACACCAGCAGAGCTCTTGGCCGAGCTCCAGGGCTGCCCCGTGGCCAGCGCCTCAAACCCTCCCTCTCCTGATGTTGATTGCCTCCTCAATGTTGAGGGGGCTGGGCCGCCCCATGCTGCCGTGGTGATCAGCCTGTTCAACTACGCCAACAAGATTGAGCAGGCACTCGAGAGCGTTGCCGCCCAGACGCTCAATGATTTGGAGCTTGTGGTTGTTGATGATGCCTCCAGCGACGCCAGTGCTCAAGTGGCCCAAGCCTGGCTAGAGAGTCACGCTGAGCGATTTAGTCAAATCAAGCTGTTGAAACACCGCGCCAATGGCGGCCTGGCCGCCGCACGCAATACCGCATTTCTCCATTGTGTATCCGAATGGGCATTCGTTCTTGATGCCGACAACCTGCTCTTTCCTGATGCCGTTTCTGCCTGTTTAGCTCAGGCTCAATTGGCTGGCCCTGGCGCTGCCGTAGTGCATCCGCTGATTGAGGTGATCGGCGATGGCCGCCATGGCCACGACGGGCGGAGCTTGATTGGGCGCCTCAGCTGGCAGAGGAGCGCCTTTCTCCATGGCAACGTCATTGATGCCATGGCCTTGGTGCGACGTTCTGCCTGGCAGGCTGTGGGCGGGTACACCCATATCGAAGGTGGCTGGGAAGACTTTGATTTTTGGTGCAAGCTGATCGAAGCTGATTTTTATGGTGTTCTCTGCCCTCGAGTGCTCGCCCGCTATCACACCCACAGCAATTCGATGACAGCCACCTCGACAGCACGCAACTGGCGGCCCCTGAGCCGCTGCCTGCAGCAGCGCCATCCCTGGCTTGAACTTCCCTACGCCCGTTGA
- a CDS encoding glycosyltransferase family 4 protein, with the protein MTLQLLRDWPPGYGGVERVAHELAVHGHQQGLRATAFSLAGPPGGDRADPLPVPYRRVPLPRLVLGRLLLPLPSRSLWQLLSSPQPLHAHLPCPGVLLLLLLARLLRPRRQLSVHWHAFLQVEPTPAGLLIGLYQHLALAVVKRLPRVITTSPVLEAELVRCGCRPAQLRVLPCCLDAALEAAALALPFRPAAPAETLQVLFIGRLDSYKRVDWLLAALNCLQTPWRLDVVGDGTRRHQLEQLAQGQPVRFWGRLDEAAKVDRLAAAQLLVLPADRCNEAFGIVQLEAMAAGITSLAFRLPRSGMAWVSQLPGLSWSGDPADLAAVLQRLAAEPTWRAGLGRQARDRYLQLFARQRWQRQLEGLHL; encoded by the coding sequence TTGACGCTCCAGCTCCTGCGCGACTGGCCACCGGGCTACGGCGGCGTCGAGCGGGTGGCCCATGAGTTGGCGGTGCACGGGCATCAGCAAGGCCTGAGAGCAACGGCGTTCAGCCTGGCGGGCCCCCCCGGGGGAGACCGAGCTGATCCCCTGCCGGTGCCCTACCGGCGCGTGCCCTTGCCCCGCCTGGTCCTGGGCCGGCTCCTGCTGCCCCTGCCCAGCCGCAGCCTCTGGCAGCTGCTCAGCTCCCCCCAGCCCCTCCACGCCCATCTGCCCTGCCCGGGGGTGCTGCTGCTGCTGCTGCTGGCCCGCCTGCTGCGGCCCCGCCGCCAGCTGAGCGTGCACTGGCACGCCTTTCTGCAGGTGGAGCCCACCCCGGCAGGCCTGCTCATCGGCCTCTACCAACACCTGGCCCTGGCTGTGGTCAAGCGACTGCCCCGGGTGATCACCACCTCACCGGTGCTGGAGGCGGAGCTGGTGCGCTGCGGCTGCAGGCCTGCCCAGCTGCGGGTGTTGCCCTGTTGCCTCGATGCCGCTCTGGAGGCGGCCGCCCTGGCCCTGCCGTTCCGGCCTGCCGCGCCAGCCGAGACCCTTCAAGTGCTGTTTATCGGTAGACTTGACAGCTACAAGCGGGTCGATTGGCTGCTGGCCGCTCTGAACTGCCTGCAGACCCCCTGGCGGCTCGACGTGGTGGGCGATGGGACCCGCCGCCACCAGCTCGAGCAGCTGGCCCAGGGGCAGCCGGTGCGGTTCTGGGGGCGCCTGGATGAGGCGGCCAAGGTGGATCGCCTCGCCGCCGCCCAGCTGTTGGTGCTGCCGGCCGATCGCTGCAACGAAGCGTTCGGCATCGTGCAGCTCGAGGCCATGGCCGCCGGCATTACCTCCCTGGCCTTTCGCCTGCCCCGCTCCGGCATGGCCTGGGTGTCGCAGCTGCCGGGCCTGAGCTGGTCGGGTGACCCCGCCGACCTGGCCGCGGTGCTGCAACGCCTGGCCGCCGAGCCCACCTGGCGGGCTGGCCTGGGCCGGCAGGCACGGGATCGCTACCTGCAGCTGTTTGCCCGGCAGCGGTGGCAACGCCAGCTGGAGGGCCTGCATCTCTAG
- a CDS encoding ABC transporter ATP-binding protein, with product MPQPLPSPERPVVLDLRHVRLDIPVLTTETRSLKSTLIRSVTGGKLRRRSGGAVITALQDVSCTVREGERVALIGHNGAGKSTFLRLISGIYLHTGGHFEARVRVFPMIHKSFITSPELSGLQAIKAHYLLVNGNLRGFEPFCADVIEFSGLGDFVHLPVKTYSQGMAARLLFAVLTAGSHDCLAMDEGFGAGDSSFYDQAQQRLHDFLATTGTLLLASHSDDLLRRFCQRGLVFEQGQIVFDGPLDAALAHYHHS from the coding sequence TTGCCTCAGCCCCTTCCATCCCCCGAGCGGCCCGTGGTGCTCGACCTGCGCCATGTGCGGCTGGACATCCCGGTGCTCACCACCGAGACCCGCAGTCTCAAAAGCACCTTGATTCGCTCCGTCACCGGCGGCAAGCTGCGGCGTCGCAGTGGCGGTGCAGTTATCACTGCCCTTCAAGATGTTTCCTGCACTGTGCGGGAAGGGGAGCGGGTGGCCCTGATCGGCCACAACGGCGCCGGTAAGAGCACCTTTTTGCGCCTGATCTCCGGGATCTACCTGCACACAGGGGGTCACTTTGAGGCGCGGGTGCGGGTGTTTCCGATGATCCACAAGAGCTTCATCACCAGCCCGGAGCTCAGTGGCCTGCAGGCCATCAAGGCCCACTACTTGCTCGTGAACGGCAACTTGCGGGGATTTGAGCCGTTTTGCGCCGATGTGATCGAGTTTTCCGGGCTGGGTGATTTCGTTCACCTGCCGGTGAAGACCTACAGCCAGGGCATGGCGGCCCGCCTGTTGTTTGCCGTGCTCACCGCCGGCAGCCACGACTGCCTGGCCATGGACGAGGGCTTCGGTGCTGGCGACAGCAGCTTCTATGACCAGGCCCAGCAGCGGCTGCACGACTTCCTTGCCACCACCGGCACCCTGCTGCTGGCCTCCCACTCCGACGATTTGCTGCGGCGGTTCTGCCAGCGCGGCCTGGTGTTTGAGCAGGGTCAGATCGTGTTTGACGGACCGCTCGATGCGGCCCTGGCCCACTACCACCACAGCTGA
- a CDS encoding ABC transporter permease, with translation MRSTLAEAWSMRRVWWFTATARTRARFARTFFGSFWLGLSNLFSIAALALVYGTVFKVEDFDAYVVYLGVGLVVWNSISSAIGSAPNLFEHNHAHVHNTNLNPIFYTLEEWAFQLQTFAQSFLLVLLALSWFQHNLLLNLLLHGWLPLLNLGLFIYWLPLIVCLLGARFRDVYQLVPILLQLVFLLSPILYKKKNLGAMAWTADFNPLYRILSPIRHTLMVGELQWVVGLVLLAVNLVGIWVALKLLNRERPFLPFLI, from the coding sequence GTGCGCAGCACCCTGGCGGAAGCTTGGTCGATGCGGCGCGTCTGGTGGTTCACCGCTACGGCCCGCACTAGGGCGCGCTTTGCACGCACATTTTTTGGCAGCTTTTGGCTGGGGCTCTCCAATCTGTTTTCCATCGCCGCCTTGGCCCTGGTGTATGGCACCGTGTTTAAAGTGGAAGATTTTGATGCCTATGTTGTTTATCTAGGTGTCGGCTTAGTAGTGTGGAATAGCATTAGTTCGGCCATTGGCTCGGCGCCCAATTTGTTTGAGCACAACCATGCCCATGTGCACAACACCAACCTCAATCCAATCTTTTATACTTTAGAAGAGTGGGCCTTTCAGCTGCAAACCTTTGCCCAGTCTTTTCTGCTGGTGTTGTTGGCTCTGAGTTGGTTCCAGCACAACTTGCTACTCAATCTTCTTTTGCATGGCTGGCTACCTCTGCTCAATCTTGGCCTGTTTATTTATTGGCTGCCGTTGATTGTTTGCCTGTTGGGTGCCCGTTTCCGGGATGTGTACCAATTGGTGCCGATCCTGCTGCAGCTGGTTTTCCTGCTGTCGCCGATTCTCTACAAAAAGAAAAATCTGGGGGCGATGGCCTGGACGGCCGATTTCAATCCCCTCTATCGCATCCTCAGCCCGATCCGCCACACCTTGATGGTTGGCGAGCTGCAGTGGGTAGTGGGGCTTGTGTTGCTGGCCGTCAACCTGGTGGGCATCTGGGTGGCGCTCAAGCTGCTCAACCGTGAACGGCCCTTCCTGCCCTTCTTGATCTGA
- a CDS encoding glycosyltransferase gives MAQLINLLSWLPGHSGFGSYVQRVVPGLPGLRLQLDACGRGALIDPSHWSVDPPPQAPRQPMALLQRYGLVQHGLSLPRLLGERGLAVEQLEVIYSPFFEALLAWPQVPQLITCHDLTPLVLPNSRKAWLRYRFWQPRHLRCATRVLAISRYVADQLLGFGVPAERIAVVPNGIEVLRERITTPASEDLLVLARHDANKNLPALLGALAGVQRRLPDWRGVVRIVGRSGRQSPLLQRLVRQLPRPEQVHWIPSLEPQQLLQHLRQSLALISASLEEGFDYPVLEAKAEGLPTLISDIPVHREFHQGSALFFPPADDGSVLAAQLQQLRQDQRAWHQLSEAGYLLAQEMSVIRQVDQIAALIAAVASS, from the coding sequence GTGGCACAGCTGATCAACCTGCTCTCCTGGCTGCCTGGCCACTCCGGCTTCGGTAGCTATGTGCAGCGGGTGGTGCCCGGCCTGCCCGGCCTGCGGCTGCAGCTTGATGCCTGCGGCCGTGGTGCCTTGATCGATCCGTCCCACTGGTCGGTGGATCCCCCCCCCCAGGCGCCTCGCCAGCCGATGGCGCTGCTGCAGCGCTATGGCTTGGTGCAGCACGGCCTCTCGCTTCCCCGCCTGCTGGGGGAGCGGGGTTTGGCGGTGGAGCAGCTTGAAGTTATCTATTCGCCCTTCTTCGAGGCCCTGCTTGCTTGGCCCCAGGTGCCCCAGTTGATCACCTGCCACGACCTCACTCCCTTGGTGCTTCCCAACAGCCGCAAGGCCTGGCTGCGCTACCGCTTCTGGCAGCCGCGCCATCTCCGCTGTGCCACCAGGGTGCTGGCGATCAGCCGCTATGTGGCCGACCAGTTGCTCGGCTTTGGTGTGCCCGCCGAGCGCATCGCTGTGGTGCCCAATGGCATCGAGGTGCTCCGAGAACGCATCACCACCCCCGCCAGTGAAGATCTGCTGGTGCTGGCCCGGCACGATGCCAACAAAAATCTCCCCGCCCTGCTGGGGGCTCTGGCCGGTGTGCAGCGGCGCCTGCCCGATTGGCGCGGCGTGGTGCGCATTGTTGGCCGCAGCGGCCGGCAAAGCCCGCTGCTGCAACGCCTGGTGCGGCAGTTGCCCCGGCCCGAGCAGGTCCACTGGATTCCTTCCCTGGAGCCCCAGCAGCTGCTGCAGCACCTGCGCCAGAGCCTGGCCCTGATCTCAGCCAGCCTCGAAGAGGGCTTCGACTATCCCGTGCTCGAGGCCAAGGCCGAAGGCTTGCCCACCCTGATCAGTGATATCCCGGTGCACCGCGAGTTCCACCAGGGGAGTGCGCTGTTTTTTCCGCCGGCCGATGATGGGTCGGTGCTGGCGGCCCAGCTGCAGCAGCTGCGCCAGGATCAACGCGCTTGGCACCAGCTATCGGAGGCGGGGTACCTTCTGGCTCAAGAAATGAGCGTGATCCGGCAAGTGGATCAGATCGCCGCTCTGATCGCTGCTGTGGCTTCCAGCTGA